GCAGACCGACAGACAAGAATGTCTGTCCTACCACTAATACATACACCCTGCGGCAAGCCGCAAGGAATTATCAAATTAAATATGAGGAGAGATAGCATGAACTTGATTCCGCCAGAGGCGGATAAAAAATCAAGTCCCTACATAGATGTTTTCAAGGGTTTTAACAGCAAGTTGTTATTATATTGTTTTATCCTTGACATAAGAGTTTTTATGTATTAGTCTCCTTGACCATAGGGGGGATAATGGAAGAAATATTAAAAAAGAAGTTGAGTGAAAAGGATTACGCTAAAATTGAAAAGATAGGTAATCCGGAAGTTGATAAATTTATCACAAAATACATAGAGCTTTGCAATCCTGATTCGGTTTTTGTGTGTACAGATTCGAAAGAAGATATAAAATATATCAGGGATGCTGCCGTAAAAAACGGTGAAGAACACAAAATGGCAATAGAAGGACATACTTACCATTTTGACAATTACCTCGACCAGGCAAGAGATAAAGCACATACTGCTATTCTTGTCCCAAAAGGCGTCGTTCTTGGAGAAGCCATAGACACAAAAGACAGGGATGAAGGATTGAAAGACGTATTGGAAGTTCTTAAAGACAGCATGAAAGGTCACGAAATGTATGTAAGGTTCTTCTGCTTAGGGCCAACGAACTCCAAATTCTCAATACCTGCACTCCAGCTTACGGACTCGGCTTTTGTAGCGCATAACGAAGACCTTTTATACAGACAGGGTTATGAGGAATTTGTAAGACAGGGCAAGAATGCAAAAATCTTCAAATTCATACATTCACAGGGCGAATTAGACGAAAGGAAGACCTGTAAAAACCTTGACAAACGAAGAATATACATTGATACGGAAGAAAATACGGTTTACAGCGCCAATACACAATACGGCGGGAACTCAATCGGTTTGAAGAAACTTGCAATGAGACTTGCAATTAAACAGGGTTCCAAAGAAGGCTGGCTTACGGAACATATGCTTCTTATGGGAGTTCACGGACCAAAGGGCAGAGTTACTTATTTCACGGGAGCATTTCCGTCGTTATGCGGGAAGACTTCTACTGCAATGCTTGACGGAGAAACTATCGTTGGCGATGACATCTCATATCTCAAGAAAATCAACGGTGAAATCGTAGGCGTAAACGTAGAAAGAGGTATGTTTGGTATAATACAGGGAATAAATTCAAAAGACGACCCGATACAGTGGAAAGCTTTGAATAACCCGCGTGAAGTAATATTATCAAACGTATTGGTTACGGAAGATAAACGCGCTCACTGGATAGGCAAAAATGGTGACGTTCCTGCAAAGGGAATAAACCATTCAGGAGAATGGTTTGTCGGCAAAAAAGATGCGAAAGACAAAGAAATCAAATGTTCACATCCGAATGCAAGATTTACAATGAGTCTTGACACTTTAGAAAACTGTGACAAAAACATACACAGTCCGGAAGGATTGGTTGTTGGCGGTATAGTCTATGGTGGCAGAGATTCTGATACTTGTGTGCCGGTAGAAGAATCATTGGATTGGGCTCACGGAATAGTAATGAAAGGCGCTGCACTTGAGTCGGAAACGACTGCAGCTACGCTCGGTCAGGAAGGCGTCAGGGAATTTAACCCGATGTCCAATCTTGACTTTTTACCCATTCCCATAGGACAATACATACAGAACAACATAAACTTTGCAAAAGATTTGAAAAAAGTTCCGCCCATTTTCGGAGTAAATTATTTCCTCGTGGACAAAGAAACGGGAAAATTCCTGAACGAAAAGACGGACAAAAAAGTATGGTATAAATGGATGGAATTACGCGCGAACAAAGACGTTGAAGTCATAGAAACTCCAACAGGGAAAATACCGAAATACGAAGACCTGAAACCATTATTCAAAAGCGTATTAGGAAAAGATTACTCTCAGGAAGCTTATAACAAACAATTTATGACAAGAGTAAAAGAGAGTTTATCCAAGATTGACAGGATTAAGAAGATTTACGAAACAAAGGTAACGGATACGCCGAAAGTATTATTGGAAGTATTGGAAACACAGAGAAAGAGATTGCTTGAAGCACAGGCGAAACATGGCGACTACATACTGCCGGAAAAATTTGTGTCCGGTGGAAGTTGCGGTTGTTCTTGTTGCGGCGGGAAATAAGAGATAAGTAGATTTGAATTTTAGAGAGGCAGGTAGAATTTTATTCTATCTGCCTCTTGTTATTTTTAAATATAAAAACAGATAAGAACTAACAACTTTTCGCAAACAAAGCTAAAGCTTTGCCCTACAAAGAACAGGACAGACAATCCCATCTCCAAAAAAGGCAAGTCAACGACTCGCCACTACAAAATATACAGAAGATATCAAGGTCAGGAGTCCGTCTCAGACGGATTTCCCACAAGATGGGCGAACAGTTCTCCAAAAAATATATAGACAAACAGGTGTTTTTAATTACATTTTATAAAATGGCTGACGATATTATTGAAGGTTTCAAGAACCATTTACTTATGGAAAAAGGAAGCAGTCACAATACGGAAGAGGCTTATGAGAGTGATATACGAAAGATGTTTGCATTTTTTAAGTCAATAAAAGTCAATCCCGTAAAAGCTAAAATAGAAAACGTAAATGCGTTTATTATTTATTTAGAAGATACGGAAAAGATGAAAATGAGTTCTATTGCCCGTATAGTAGCTGCAATGAGAGAGTTTTACAGGTTTCTCGTAGATTCGGAAATGATAACGGATTCACCGATTAATTCTTTACATGCGCCTAAATTGATAAAATATTTACCTGAAGTTTTAGCGCCGAGAGAGGTTGATTTGATATTGGAGCAAGCAAATAAAATTGACCCGACAAGTTTAAGGGACAGAGCAATGCTTGAAGTGCTTTATGGGGCAGGTTTGAGAATTTCCGAGATGTTAAATTTACGGATGTCCGAAATTATTCCGGAAAAGGATATATGGTTATTGCGGTTTTTCGGTAAGGGCAACAAAGAACGGATAGTTCCGCTTGGTTCGTATGCGCAAAAAGCCATAGAAATGTATCTAACAAACGGTCGTCCCGTATTAAAAAAGGGGAAAGATACGGAATTTTTATTTCTCAACCAGAATGGCAAAAAACTATCCAGAATGGGTGGATGGAAAATCATAACAAAATACATTAAATTATCCGGAATTAATAAAGAAGTTACTCCTCATACTTTCAGGCATTCGTTTGCAACGGCTTTATTAGAAGCGGGTACGGATTTAAGAGTAGTTCAGCAATTATTAGGACACTCCTCGATTACGACTACGGAAATTTATACGCATATAGACCGAGAAAAGCTTAAAGAAGCGGTACGAACTTGCCATCCGCGAGGGTAGTTAATAGTAGAGAGCAGACCAGTAGGTAGTAGGTAGGGAACGGAAATATAATACGACAGGATTAACAGGATAAAAGAGAACGGAAATTCTCAGGTCAAGTCCCCAAAAAACTAAATAACTTAGAGTAAAAATATAGAAGATGAATAAGAGTTTTTTTGTAGGGGAATTACGCTACGGTTACCGTTTTAGAAATATTTCTTGGTTGGTCAGGGTTATATCCTTTTTGCAGGCAAAGGTAATATGCAATTAACTGGAAAGGAATTACGGCAAGTATGGGTGTAAGAAATTGGTTTGCATCAGGTAAAGGGATATAGAAATTACTTTGTTTTTTCAATTCTTTATCTTCGGGGCCGACAGCCAAGACTTTTCCGCCCCTGCATAAAACTTCATTTATATGACCAAGCATTATACTTTTATTGGATTTTGCAACGGTAAACATAACGGGATAATTTTTTGTTACAATAGATATAGGACCGTGTTTAAACTCGGAAGAATACATTCCTTCACAATGAGCATAGGTAATTTCCTTTATTTTTAAAGCGCTTTCGAGCGCAATTGGATATGTAAGCCCGTATCCTACACTGTAAAAATCATTGGTTTTACTTAAAAATTTTGCTGCATCTTTTGCCTTTGATTCTGTTGTTTCTATCGTTTCTGCAAGCAAGTCAGGAAGTTTTTCCATATCTTTGTAGGTTACCTGGGACGTGATTCCTTTTTTCTTTGCAAGAGTCATTGCCAGGTAAAGAAAAGTTATTGTTTCGTTTACAAAAGTTTTCGTTGCCGGCACGGCTATTTCCTTATCGCAAGCAAGTGGGATAACTAACCTACTGCGTAGGGCAATAGATGACCCGATAACATTGACGATGGATAAGATTTTTTTATATTTTTTATGTTCAAGAAAATCCATTACATTTTTAACATCTTTAGTTTCGCCACTTTGCGATATGCCTATTAATGAATCTTTGCCGGCAAAGCTATTCCCGAATCTTTCTACGAATTCAGCTGCGAACGATATAATTGTTTTGGTGTGAGCAAGTTTATTAAAATAGTACGTTCCTAATAAGCCCGCGTGAAAAGAAGTTCCTGCACCTGTAATGTATACATTTTCTGCGTTATATATTTCATCTATAATTTTGGGAACAGAAGGATATTTTTTGAGAAGGCGCAATAATTCTTTTGCTTTTTGCGGGGATTCTTTTATTTCTTTAATCATAAAGTGATTGTGATTCACTTTTTTAGCATCATTTATGACAACTGGTTTACGATTTGTTTTCATATCTTTGTTTAGTTTTGCATTATATTATTATGGGCTAAAGCCCGTTGTTTTCTTTATTTCGTCACCCCCGTGCTAAAGCACAGGGTAATTTAAACTAAAAAATGACCAGCTATTTATAGCATTCTAAACCAAATAGGTTATTATTTAGGGGATTTATTTTTTTACTTATAAGTTCCGGGTTTTTGATGGTAGATTATATTTTTATTTCTACATCTACGCCTGCAGGAAGATTAAGTTTTGTTAATGCGTCTACTGTTTGTTTCGTGGGATTGTCCACTGCTATAAGTCTTTTATGGACAGTAAGCTCAAATTGTTCTCGTGATTTCTTATCAATATTAGAGGCGCGTAATACTGTATATAAGCTTCGTTTCGTAGGCAAAGGGACGGGGCCTGAAATTTCTCCACCGGTTTCACTTAGTGTAGATATGATCTCTTTTACGGTATTATCGAGAATGTTATGGTCATACGCTTTCAGTTTAATTCTGATTCTATCCATAATAGTTTCAATTTCTACCTAATAGTTTAGTTTTGTCAATAAGAATTTTTTTAATCGCTTGATTATTTTTATTTTTACCTGACAGCAGGGCAGGGGAAAAGACTATCTTTCTTTACCTCCCCCCCATTTCAATTTAGTTCTTAAAACTTCATAAAAATCACGGAATCCGGATTGGACAAGTTTGATTTTATAATCTGCTTTTTTAAATTTAATTGCCTCATTGTTGGATAATAAAATCTTTTCCTGTCCATCTGCGACAACTACAAAAGATGGGGCGGTACATTTAACTTCTATTGTGGAAGCTGCTGAAATTACTATAGGTCTAGCGCCAAATGTGTGCGGGCATATTAAGTTTACAACCACGCATTCCATTGCCGGTTCAACAACGGGACCGAGAGCAGCAAGTGAATAAGCAGTAGAGCCTGTTGGCGTGGAAACTATAAGACCGTCTGCAAGGAAATTAGAAGTATAACTACCGTTTATCCATAATTCGAATTGAAGCATTCGTCCTGAACCCGAACCCACGATAACTATGTCATTCAATCCATACAATTTTTCGCCTTTGACTACAGCTTCGAGAACCATTCTTTCTTCTATTTGGTATTCGGAAGCCAGAACTTTCGTAAGAGCCGGATATAATTCATCCTTGCGGACTTCCGTCAAAAAACCTAAACCACCGAGATTAATGCCAAGTATTGGAATCCCTTTTGAACCTATAATGTGAGAAGCTTTTAATAACGTTCCATCTCCGCCAATTGCAAGAACCATTTCAACTGCAGAAAGGAATTCGTCTGAATCTTTACAGGAAGTAATTCCGGAATGATTAAACCCATTATCAAAAAAATATACTTCTTGTTTATGGGTATTAAGCCATCCTACAAGTTCAGGAAGAAGACTATTAACATGAGGTTTAGAAAGGTTCGCAACTATTCCTATCCTCATATTTTCCTACATTAAACTATAAGAACTTTTTTAATTCAGCGACTTATCAAGATCTTCATTGTCGCACAATTCAGGTTTAAGCGCCATTGCTTTTTCGAAAGCTTTTACAGCTTCATTGGGACGTTCAAGTATTCCAAGAACGAGGCTTTTATTGTACCACGCTTCAGCAAAATTGGATTTCAGCTTTATCGCTTTTTCAAATGAATCCAGAGCTTCTTCATATCGCCCAAAGCTTACGAGTTCAAGTCCCTGATTATATAAAATATCAGCTTCCTCAACTTTTCTTGCTTTCCCTGTTTTTTCTTTTACTTTTGTTTGGTTCTTTTTCCCCAAATCTTTTGAAACAGTTTGTTTAAGCATTTTACTACCCTTTCGCCCTTTTTCTTTTTTTAAGGGCACTCCTTTTTTTTCTTTCTTTTTGTTTTTAGTTATCATTTTAATTTCCCAAACTGATTTTCATTTTTTATATCTTATTTTTGGTTTGTCAATATTGATTTTATTTTTTTTAATTTTCAGACAAAAAAACATTTTTTTATAAACCATTATAATTGTTTTTGAAGTTTATTTTTACCTGTTCTTGCTTTTTCTCCAAAAGGACCTGCTCTAAATTCAGCAAGTTCGTGGGAAGCTTGAGATAAAATTGTGTCTGCTTTTTTATTTTCGAGTGTTTCCCGGACGCAAGCCGCACCGGCAATTTTTCCTTCAAGCATAGCGGTTACGGCTTCTTCTATGCCTGAAATATCGCCTGCAATGTAAATTCCGGGGATACTGGTACGTAACAAATCGTTATGGTATGCCGTATACCCGCCAAGTTCCGGAATATATTTCATTTCGCAACCTGCCTGGTTTAGTAATTCCGTTGACGGAGTAAGACCTACGGCAAGACAAATCACATCACAATCTATTTGTTTTTCGCTATCCGGAATGGTTTGCCAATTTTTATCTATTTTTGTAATTATTGCTCTTTCTACGGATTCTTTTCCGATTGCGGATTTTATTGTATGAGAAACGTGTATCGGTATTCCGAGACGTCTGATTTTAGAAGCATGGACAAGATAACCTCCTATTTCAGACATACCCTCTATTATGCCGACAACGTCAATTCCGGCTTGCATAAGTTGATAACTTACAATGAGTCCAATGTTGCCGGAACCCACCATTAGAACTTTTTTACCGGGCATAATACCATAAACATTTACAAGTGTTTGAACTGCGCCTGCGCCATAAATACCGGGGAGGTCATTGTTTTCAAAATTTAACATATTTTCTTCCGCCCCGGCAGCTATAATAATGCCTTTCGTTTCTACCAACATATATTTTTCAGAAGTTATAATTCCGACTTTTTTAATATTCTTTTCATTATATATCCCTACTGCGGAGGATTCTAACAAAACATTTACGCCTTTTTGTTGAGCCTGTTCAAATAAAAGATTTGCAATATTAATACCTCTTACGCCACACCAATGTTGTTTTGCGCCAAAGAATTTATGGGTTTGTTTGACAAGTTGTCCGCCTATTTTATGATTTTCATCAACAAGAAGGACATCCGCACCAAGGTCTTTAGCGGTAATAGCTGCGGATAAACCAGCGGGTCCGCCTCCGATTACAATAATGTCCATAATTTTGTAGTACCATAAATTAGAGAT
Above is a genomic segment from bacterium containing:
- a CDS encoding tetratricopeptide repeat protein, whose product is MITKNKKKEKKGVPLKKEKGRKGSKMLKQTVSKDLGKKNQTKVKEKTGKARKVEEADILYNQGLELVSFGRYEEALDSFEKAIKLKSNFAEAWYNKSLVLGILERPNEAVKAFEKAMALKPELCDNEDLDKSLN
- a CDS encoding phosphoenolpyruvate carboxykinase (GTP) — encoded protein: MEEILKKKLSEKDYAKIEKIGNPEVDKFITKYIELCNPDSVFVCTDSKEDIKYIRDAAVKNGEEHKMAIEGHTYHFDNYLDQARDKAHTAILVPKGVVLGEAIDTKDRDEGLKDVLEVLKDSMKGHEMYVRFFCLGPTNSKFSIPALQLTDSAFVAHNEDLLYRQGYEEFVRQGKNAKIFKFIHSQGELDERKTCKNLDKRRIYIDTEENTVYSANTQYGGNSIGLKKLAMRLAIKQGSKEGWLTEHMLLMGVHGPKGRVTYFTGAFPSLCGKTSTAMLDGETIVGDDISYLKKINGEIVGVNVERGMFGIIQGINSKDDPIQWKALNNPREVILSNVLVTEDKRAHWIGKNGDVPAKGINHSGEWFVGKKDAKDKEIKCSHPNARFTMSLDTLENCDKNIHSPEGLVVGGIVYGGRDSDTCVPVEESLDWAHGIVMKGAALESETTAATLGQEGVREFNPMSNLDFLPIPIGQYIQNNINFAKDLKKVPPIFGVNYFLVDKETGKFLNEKTDKKVWYKWMELRANKDVEVIETPTGKIPKYEDLKPLFKSVLGKDYSQEAYNKQFMTRVKESLSKIDRIKKIYETKVTDTPKVLLEVLETQRKRLLEAQAKHGDYILPEKFVSGGSCGCSCCGGK
- a CDS encoding NAD(+)/NADH kinase encodes the protein MRIGIVANLSKPHVNSLLPELVGWLNTHKQEVYFFDNGFNHSGITSCKDSDEFLSAVEMVLAIGGDGTLLKASHIIGSKGIPILGINLGGLGFLTEVRKDELYPALTKVLASEYQIEERMVLEAVVKGEKLYGLNDIVIVGSGSGRMLQFELWINGSYTSNFLADGLIVSTPTGSTAYSLAALGPVVEPAMECVVVNLICPHTFGARPIVISAASTIEVKCTAPSFVVVADGQEKILLSNNEAIKFKKADYKIKLVQSGFRDFYEVLRTKLKWGGGKER
- a CDS encoding NAD(P)/FAD-dependent oxidoreductase, with translation MDIIVIGGGPAGLSAAITAKDLGADVLLVDENHKIGGQLVKQTHKFFGAKQHWCGVRGINIANLLFEQAQQKGVNVLLESSAVGIYNEKNIKKVGIITSEKYMLVETKGIIIAAGAEENMLNFENNDLPGIYGAGAVQTLVNVYGIMPGKKVLMVGSGNIGLIVSYQLMQAGIDVVGIIEGMSEIGGYLVHASKIRRLGIPIHVSHTIKSAIGKESVERAIITKIDKNWQTIPDSEKQIDCDVICLAVGLTPSTELLNQAGCEMKYIPELGGYTAYHNDLLRTSIPGIYIAGDISGIEEAVTAMLEGKIAGAACVRETLENKKADTILSQASHELAEFRAGPFGEKARTGKNKLQKQL
- the rpsJ gene encoding 30S ribosomal protein S10, whose product is MDRIRIKLKAYDHNILDNTVKEIISTLSETGGEISGPVPLPTKRSLYTVLRASNIDKKSREQFELTVHKRLIAVDNPTKQTVDALTKLNLPAGVDVEIKI
- a CDS encoding SIS domain-containing protein, coding for MKTNRKPVVINDAKKVNHNHFMIKEIKESPQKAKELLRLLKKYPSVPKIIDEIYNAENVYITGAGTSFHAGLLGTYYFNKLAHTKTIISFAAEFVERFGNSFAGKDSLIGISQSGETKDVKNVMDFLEHKKYKKILSIVNVIGSSIALRSRLVIPLACDKEIAVPATKTFVNETITFLYLAMTLAKKKGITSQVTYKDMEKLPDLLAETIETTESKAKDAAKFLSKTNDFYSVGYGLTYPIALESALKIKEITYAHCEGMYSSEFKHGPISIVTKNYPVMFTVAKSNKSIMLGHINEVLCRGGKVLAVGPEDKELKKQSNFYIPLPDANQFLTPILAVIPFQLIAYYLCLQKGYNPDQPRNISKTVTVA
- a CDS encoding tyrosine recombinase, whose product is MADDIIEGFKNHLLMEKGSSHNTEEAYESDIRKMFAFFKSIKVNPVKAKIENVNAFIIYLEDTEKMKMSSIARIVAAMREFYRFLVDSEMITDSPINSLHAPKLIKYLPEVLAPREVDLILEQANKIDPTSLRDRAMLEVLYGAGLRISEMLNLRMSEIIPEKDIWLLRFFGKGNKERIVPLGSYAQKAIEMYLTNGRPVLKKGKDTEFLFLNQNGKKLSRMGGWKIITKYIKLSGINKEVTPHTFRHSFATALLEAGTDLRVVQQLLGHSSITTTEIYTHIDREKLKEAVRTCHPRG